The proteins below are encoded in one region of Fibrella aestuarina BUZ 2:
- a CDS encoding M14 metallopeptidase family protein, which produces MKKMLGFGLLACLFLASPVRLQAQSALPAPAQFLGYAIGERYTPHHRVLAYAEQIARQQPTRVKVIPYGTTYEGRQLAVVVIANEANMARLDEIRTDNLKRIGMLPGQPSGKALPAIQWLSYNVHGNEAVSSEAFMEVLYGLLEPTKASPSPKAQFTVSPKILETSVVILDPGLNPDGHDRYVNWYNQMHGRVADPTPFAREHSEPWPGGRYTHYLFDPNRDWAWQTQEITQQRMALYQQWMPHLHGDFHEMGVESPYYFAPSAKPYHEDITPFQRQFQGIVGQYCSRYFDRNNWLYYTRERFDLFYPSYGDTYPTYNGAIGMTYEQGGNSRAGLAIRKSDGDTLTLRERIDHHVASSFATLESVADRSAEVVKEFGTFFDNAQRNPVGTFRTYVVKSGGDAGKLTALRQLLDRNQIRYGVAGRNQTLSGSSTAASKKGKTTAKSSGGGVYNYFTQRNEGSLSLAPEDLVISAYQPKSTLLKILFEPTSTLEDSVTYDITAWSLPYAFGLQTYGLTTRLDPVSAPQASTTAAAPATDRPYAYLARWQSMPSVQLLAGLMKNKVRVRAAEKPFELDGQSYGAGTLLITRAGNERLGHRFDELVRQEAATLGVTLTPVKTGFVSKGSDFGSDFVMTLKAPRVGVVSGDGLVQTAVGEVWHYFDQELKYPVSMINGADLGSVDWTQLNVLVLPNGYNYGRILNDRVLTSIREWVRGGGKLIALERAAGALVGKEGFDLKEKDDKPEKAKKALTDSLKTYAERERAAVSDETPGSIYRLNLDATHPLGFGLSGGYYALVNEAHNYDILKDGWNVGYLKDSNLVAGFAGKNAKEKLKQTLAVGVQDLGRGQVIYLADDPLFRGFWYSGKLLFGNAVFF; this is translated from the coding sequence ATGAAAAAAATGTTAGGCTTCGGCCTGCTTGCCTGTCTATTTCTCGCCTCCCCCGTTCGTCTGCAAGCCCAGAGCGCGCTACCGGCACCCGCTCAGTTTCTCGGGTATGCTATTGGCGAACGGTACACCCCCCACCACCGTGTACTGGCCTATGCCGAACAGATTGCCCGCCAACAACCTACTCGCGTAAAAGTCATCCCGTATGGCACCACCTACGAAGGCCGTCAGTTGGCCGTTGTGGTGATTGCCAACGAGGCCAACATGGCCCGGCTCGACGAAATCCGTACCGACAACCTCAAACGCATCGGGATGCTGCCTGGTCAGCCGTCGGGCAAGGCGCTGCCCGCTATCCAGTGGCTGAGCTACAATGTCCACGGCAACGAAGCCGTCAGCTCCGAGGCGTTCATGGAAGTACTCTACGGCCTGTTGGAACCCACCAAAGCCAGCCCGTCGCCTAAAGCGCAGTTTACCGTGTCGCCCAAGATTCTGGAAACGAGCGTGGTCATTCTCGACCCCGGCCTCAACCCCGATGGGCACGACCGCTATGTAAACTGGTACAACCAGATGCACGGCCGCGTGGCCGACCCCACCCCCTTCGCCCGCGAACACAGCGAGCCCTGGCCGGGCGGGCGTTACACGCACTACCTTTTTGACCCCAACCGCGACTGGGCCTGGCAAACGCAGGAGATCACGCAGCAGCGCATGGCCCTCTACCAGCAATGGATGCCCCACCTGCATGGCGATTTCCACGAAATGGGGGTTGAAAGTCCCTACTACTTCGCTCCGTCGGCCAAACCCTATCACGAAGACATCACGCCGTTTCAGCGGCAGTTCCAGGGCATCGTGGGCCAATATTGCAGCCGCTATTTCGACCGAAACAACTGGCTCTACTACACCCGCGAGCGCTTTGACCTGTTTTACCCCAGCTATGGCGACACGTACCCGACCTACAATGGGGCCATCGGCATGACCTACGAGCAGGGCGGTAACAGCCGCGCCGGCCTGGCCATCCGAAAATCGGACGGCGACACGCTTACGCTCCGCGAACGCATTGACCACCACGTGGCGTCGTCGTTTGCCACGCTCGAATCGGTGGCCGACCGGTCGGCGGAAGTGGTGAAGGAATTCGGTACGTTCTTCGACAATGCCCAACGTAACCCCGTGGGTACGTTCCGCACCTACGTGGTCAAAAGCGGCGGTGATGCCGGTAAGCTGACCGCCCTTCGCCAACTGCTCGACCGCAACCAGATTCGGTACGGGGTGGCGGGGCGCAATCAGACTCTTTCGGGTAGCAGCACGGCGGCCTCTAAAAAAGGGAAGACAACCGCCAAATCGTCGGGTGGCGGGGTGTATAATTACTTTACACAGCGCAACGAGGGGAGCCTCAGCCTCGCCCCCGAAGACCTGGTCATCAGCGCCTATCAGCCGAAGTCGACGCTGTTGAAAATTCTGTTCGAGCCAACCTCGACCCTCGAAGATTCGGTAACGTACGACATTACGGCCTGGTCGCTGCCCTACGCCTTTGGCCTGCAAACCTATGGCCTGACGACCCGCCTCGACCCCGTTTCGGCGCCGCAGGCGTCCACCACAGCCGCTGCTCCGGCCACCGATCGGCCCTATGCCTACCTGGCTCGCTGGCAGTCGATGCCGTCGGTGCAGTTGCTGGCGGGGTTGATGAAAAATAAGGTCCGGGTACGTGCCGCCGAGAAACCCTTTGAACTCGATGGCCAATCGTATGGCGCCGGTACGTTGTTGATCACCCGCGCGGGCAACGAACGGCTCGGCCACCGCTTCGACGAACTGGTTCGGCAGGAAGCCGCCACGCTGGGCGTAACGCTAACGCCCGTCAAAACGGGTTTTGTGAGCAAAGGCTCTGATTTTGGCTCCGATTTTGTGATGACGCTGAAAGCCCCCCGCGTGGGCGTGGTGTCGGGCGACGGGCTGGTGCAAACGGCGGTGGGCGAAGTCTGGCATTACTTCGATCAGGAACTGAAATACCCCGTCTCGATGATCAACGGGGCCGACCTGGGTAGCGTCGACTGGACACAGCTCAACGTGCTGGTGTTGCCCAACGGCTACAACTACGGCCGCATCCTGAACGACCGCGTGCTGACGAGCATCCGGGAGTGGGTACGTGGGGGCGGCAAGCTCATTGCCCTCGAACGGGCGGCGGGCGCGCTGGTTGGCAAAGAAGGGTTTGACCTGAAAGAGAAAGACGATAAGCCCGAAAAAGCCAAGAAAGCCCTGACCGATTCGCTGAAAACGTACGCCGAACGGGAGCGCGCCGCCGTATCCGACGAAACGCCGGGCAGCATCTACCGCCTGAACCTCGACGCGACCCACCCGCTGGGTTTTGGCCTGTCGGGCGGGTATTACGCGCTGGTCAACGAAGCCCATAATTACGACATCCTGAAAGATGGCTGGAATGTGGGCTATCTGAAAGACAGCAACCTCGTGGCGGGTTTTGCCGGGAAGAATGCGAAGGAGAAACTGAAACAGACACTGGCTGTGGGCGTACAGGACCTGGGACGTGGGCAGGTGATTTACCTGGCCGACGATCCACTGTTCCGGGGCTTCTGGTACAGCGGTAAACTACTCTTCGGCAATGCCGTCTTCTTCTAA
- a CDS encoding GMC oxidoreductase: MNTFQIKDNPTVYDVAIVGSGAGGGMAAYMLAKAGAKVVLLEAGGYFDPADPKYITQLKWPYESPRRGAGTTRAFGDFDAAWGGWQIDGEPYSAKDGTEFHWFRSRMLGGRTNHWGRISMRFGPDDFRRRSLTGIGDDWPITYDDLSPFYDRVDKLIGVFGSKEGIRNEPDGHFLPPPKPRLHELLLQKGAKNLGIPVIPSRLSILTKAINNERGQCFYCNQCNRACQAYADFSSSSVLCIPAVKTGNVTLINGAMCREVMTDPKTGLATGVSYVHTGTMQEHTVRAKAVMLGASACESARILLNSKSSRYPNGLANGSGVIGKYINDSTGASRGAFVPALMDRVRYNEDGVGGMHVFTPWWLDNKKLDFPRGYHIEYGGGMGMPSFGFGFGMEGMNGKYPYADGQKRPAGGYGSRLKEDARRFYGAYVYMAGRGEPVPLESNYCEIDPNKVDKYGIPTLRFHYKWSDAEVKQAKHMQDTFEEIIHSIGGIPLGEKPGPNTNHGYGLEAPGKIIHEVGTVRMGSDPKKSALNGYQQAHECKNLFVVDAAPFVSQGDKNVTWTILASSMRTSEYLIDQVKKKNI; this comes from the coding sequence ATGAATACGTTTCAGATTAAAGACAACCCGACGGTTTACGATGTAGCCATCGTAGGGTCCGGTGCGGGCGGGGGGATGGCGGCTTACATGCTGGCGAAAGCCGGCGCGAAAGTCGTGCTGCTCGAAGCAGGCGGCTATTTCGATCCCGCCGACCCGAAATACATTACCCAACTGAAATGGCCCTACGAATCGCCCCGGCGCGGTGCAGGTACTACCCGGGCCTTCGGCGATTTTGATGCGGCCTGGGGTGGCTGGCAGATCGACGGCGAACCGTACTCGGCCAAAGACGGTACCGAGTTTCACTGGTTCCGGTCGCGGATGCTCGGCGGACGCACTAACCACTGGGGCCGTATTTCCATGCGCTTCGGCCCGGATGATTTCCGGCGGCGGTCGCTTACGGGCATCGGCGACGACTGGCCGATTACCTACGATGATCTGTCACCGTTCTACGACCGGGTCGATAAACTCATCGGCGTGTTTGGCTCGAAAGAAGGCATTCGCAACGAACCCGATGGTCACTTTCTGCCCCCGCCGAAACCCCGCCTGCACGAGCTGTTGTTGCAGAAAGGGGCCAAAAACCTGGGCATCCCCGTCATTCCGTCGCGCCTGTCGATTCTGACCAAAGCCATCAACAACGAGCGCGGCCAGTGCTTCTATTGCAATCAATGCAACCGCGCCTGCCAAGCCTACGCCGACTTCTCGTCGTCGTCGGTACTGTGTATTCCGGCGGTGAAAACGGGCAACGTTACACTCATCAACGGGGCAATGTGCCGCGAGGTAATGACGGACCCTAAAACGGGCCTCGCTACGGGCGTGAGCTACGTACACACGGGCACCATGCAGGAACATACGGTGCGGGCGAAAGCCGTCATGCTGGGCGCATCAGCCTGCGAATCGGCCCGGATCCTGCTCAATTCCAAGTCGTCGCGCTACCCCAATGGGCTGGCCAATGGCAGCGGCGTGATCGGCAAATACATCAATGACTCAACGGGGGCCTCACGCGGGGCGTTCGTACCGGCGCTGATGGACCGGGTACGTTACAACGAAGACGGCGTGGGCGGTATGCACGTGTTTACCCCCTGGTGGCTCGACAACAAGAAACTGGATTTCCCCCGCGGCTACCACATCGAATACGGCGGTGGCATGGGTATGCCTTCGTTCGGTTTTGGCTTCGGTATGGAAGGCATGAATGGCAAGTACCCCTACGCCGATGGCCAGAAACGGCCCGCCGGGGGCTACGGGTCACGCCTGAAGGAAGATGCCCGCCGGTTCTATGGCGCTTACGTCTACATGGCCGGGCGCGGCGAGCCGGTGCCGCTGGAAAGCAACTACTGCGAAATCGACCCGAACAAGGTCGATAAGTACGGCATCCCGACGCTGCGGTTCCACTATAAATGGTCGGACGCCGAGGTGAAGCAGGCCAAGCACATGCAGGATACCTTCGAGGAGATTATTCACTCGATCGGTGGGATTCCCCTGGGCGAAAAACCCGGCCCCAACACCAACCACGGCTACGGGCTGGAAGCACCGGGTAAGATCATCCACGAAGTGGGCACGGTGCGGATGGGCAGCGACCCCAAAAAGTCGGCCCTGAATGGCTACCAGCAGGCGCACGAGTGCAAAAACCTGTTTGTGGTCGATGCCGCCCCCTTTGTGTCGCAAGGCGACAAAAACGTTACCTGGACGATTCTGGCCAGTTCGATGCGCACCAGCGAATACCTGATTGATCAAGTTAAAAAGAAAAACATATGA
- a CDS encoding gluconate 2-dehydrogenase subunit 3 family protein has product MKRRDTLKALSLTGFGLAVGPVEAAVPAPPDKKVPVKAGPGRQPFEVARDAKLHAETFFTPAEMKTLTLLSDIILPADAKSGSASQAGVPAFIEFMVKDVPNYQTPFRGGLAWLDNQCRKRYGKAFADTTRTQQIEMVDQIAYPEQAKPEMSQGVAFFNLMRNFTISGFYTSKMGIADLGYMGNTPNQWDGPPEAVLKQYGLV; this is encoded by the coding sequence ATGAAGCGCAGAGACACCCTGAAAGCCCTGTCGCTAACTGGCTTTGGCTTGGCCGTGGGGCCCGTTGAGGCGGCCGTACCGGCACCACCCGACAAGAAAGTACCCGTGAAAGCCGGGCCGGGGCGACAGCCTTTCGAAGTGGCGCGGGATGCCAAACTCCACGCGGAGACGTTCTTTACGCCTGCCGAAATGAAAACGCTCACGCTGCTGTCGGACATTATTCTGCCGGCGGATGCCAAGTCGGGCAGTGCGTCGCAGGCGGGCGTACCGGCATTCATCGAGTTTATGGTGAAAGACGTACCCAACTACCAGACGCCGTTTCGCGGCGGGCTGGCCTGGCTCGACAACCAATGCCGGAAACGCTACGGCAAGGCCTTTGCCGACACGACACGTACCCAGCAGATCGAAATGGTCGATCAGATCGCGTACCCGGAGCAGGCTAAGCCCGAGATGTCGCAGGGGGTGGCGTTCTTCAACCTGATGCGCAATTTCACCATCAGCGGTTTCTACACCAGCAAAATGGGCATCGCCGACCTCGGCTACATGGGTAACACCCCCAACCAGTGGGACGGCCCCCCCGAAGCCGTGCTGAAGCAGTACGGACTGGTGTAA
- a CDS encoding YfhO family protein has translation MEQQSLFQRLRPHLLFIFGLFLLTSLYFFPAWQGKELQLQDVRQGNAATIELRKYKQETGQFPNWTNALFSGMPGYLIAHDYPNTYVGLAAAAVLRLFPRPIDVVFMQMLGLYVLLVLLLSPPRRSDESDVPRLSGTARGWMAAMGAAAYGLASWNLITVEAGHISKILALGYAPGMLAGLMLCLRGQYWSGAALTALFTCLNISANHVQITYYLFLCIGLYVLIEGIRLVRAGQVRRLVIGLAIFGLTTGIGMASYSKRLLLLNQYSKETIRGKSELTAKTTATTAPGQAATAAKPADGLDEEYAFQYSYGVGEALTMLVPNLYGGLAGAGELDNKSETYKVLSDRGLAADEIIGQIPTYWGETNGPAYAGAILVFLFVLGLLISRSTLRWFMLGGLLLTLLLAMGKNMLWFNGLLFAYLPYFNKFRAVTMTLTMTPIFLGGGAALALYTLLTEKPTFKAIQRPFLIAFGLTGGLALLLALLGGSLLDFRGPNDAAMFGAEGGDILRALQNDRASLLRVDAFRAFFYITLAAGLIWFYLTGKLKAGLLLPLLFVLNTVDVYSLGRRFINDKSFIPRSTVDSAFEETPADAQILQDKSLSYRVFDNSGNFMNDNRASYFHKSIGGYSAAKLQRYQELISYAFQNNSDNILNMLNAKYIIAPQLDSTGRPVGQPIAQQNPNALGNAWFVQTVKTVANADEEIAALKTLDARTTAVVDQRYADQVKGISTLSPAGTIQLTAYNPDKMTYQSDSPTEQVAVFSEIFYRGNDDWKAYIDGKETPHFRADYVLRGLRVPAGKHTIEFRFDPPIVTLGNTLDLVMNLILIALVAAAAWFSLRQKQSVTA, from the coding sequence ATGGAACAACAATCCCTTTTCCAGCGGCTGCGGCCTCACCTGCTTTTCATTTTCGGGCTCTTCCTGCTGACCTCCCTCTATTTTTTTCCCGCCTGGCAAGGCAAAGAACTTCAGTTACAGGACGTGCGGCAGGGCAATGCCGCCACCATCGAACTTCGTAAATACAAACAGGAAACCGGCCAGTTTCCCAACTGGACCAATGCCCTGTTCAGCGGCATGCCCGGCTACCTGATTGCCCATGATTACCCCAACACCTATGTAGGTTTGGCGGCGGCGGCGGTGCTGCGGCTTTTTCCCCGCCCCATCGACGTGGTGTTCATGCAGATGCTCGGCCTGTATGTGCTGCTGGTGCTGCTGCTAAGCCCACCCAGGCGCTCCGACGAGAGCGACGTACCCCGCCTCTCAGGCACGGCGCGGGGCTGGATGGCCGCCATGGGCGCTGCCGCCTATGGCCTCGCCTCCTGGAACCTGATCACCGTTGAGGCGGGTCACATCTCCAAGATTCTGGCGCTGGGCTACGCCCCCGGCATGCTGGCAGGGCTGATGCTGTGCCTGCGGGGACAATACTGGTCGGGGGCGGCGCTGACGGCCCTGTTCACCTGCCTCAACATCAGCGCCAACCACGTGCAGATCACCTACTACCTGTTTCTTTGCATTGGCCTGTATGTGTTGATCGAAGGCATCCGGCTGGTACGGGCCGGTCAGGTACGTCGGCTGGTAATCGGGCTGGCCATTTTCGGGCTGACAACGGGTATCGGGATGGCGTCGTACAGCAAGCGGCTGCTGCTGCTGAATCAATACTCAAAAGAAACCATACGCGGCAAGTCGGAGCTGACGGCCAAAACGACGGCGACAACCGCGCCCGGTCAGGCCGCCACCGCAGCTAAACCCGCCGATGGCCTCGACGAAGAGTACGCTTTTCAGTACAGCTACGGCGTTGGGGAGGCCCTCACCATGCTGGTGCCGAACCTTTACGGCGGTCTGGCGGGTGCTGGCGAGCTGGACAACAAATCGGAAACCTACAAAGTACTGTCTGACCGAGGACTGGCGGCCGACGAGATCATCGGGCAAATCCCGACGTATTGGGGCGAAACCAACGGGCCGGCTTACGCGGGCGCCATTCTGGTGTTCCTCTTCGTGCTGGGCTTGCTCATTAGCCGCTCCACGCTGCGCTGGTTTATGCTGGGTGGACTGCTGCTGACCTTATTGCTGGCAATGGGCAAAAACATGCTGTGGTTCAACGGCTTGCTGTTTGCCTACCTGCCTTACTTTAACAAGTTCCGGGCCGTCACCATGACGCTGACGATGACCCCGATTTTCTTGGGTGGCGGGGCAGCGCTGGCGCTGTACACCTTACTGACCGAGAAGCCGACGTTCAAGGCGATTCAGCGGCCGTTCCTGATTGCCTTTGGGCTGACGGGCGGGCTGGCCCTACTGCTGGCCCTGCTGGGTGGCAGCCTGCTCGATTTCCGGGGACCGAACGATGCGGCAATGTTTGGCGCTGAAGGGGGCGACATTCTGCGGGCTTTGCAAAACGACCGGGCGAGCCTGCTGCGGGTCGATGCCTTCCGGGCTTTTTTCTACATCACGCTGGCCGCCGGGCTAATCTGGTTCTACCTCACGGGCAAACTGAAAGCGGGTCTACTGCTGCCGCTGCTGTTTGTACTGAATACGGTCGACGTGTATAGCCTGGGACGCCGGTTCATCAATGACAAGAGCTTCATTCCCCGTTCAACGGTCGATTCGGCGTTTGAAGAGACCCCCGCCGACGCACAGATTTTGCAGGACAAGTCGCTCAGCTACCGGGTGTTCGACAACTCAGGCAATTTCATGAACGACAACCGGGCGTCGTACTTCCACAAGTCGATTGGGGGCTACAGCGCGGCCAAGCTGCAACGGTATCAGGAGTTGATTAGCTACGCGTTCCAGAACAACAGCGACAACATCCTGAACATGCTCAACGCGAAGTACATCATCGCGCCGCAGCTTGATAGCACTGGTCGGCCGGTTGGGCAACCCATCGCGCAGCAAAACCCCAACGCGCTGGGCAACGCCTGGTTTGTGCAGACGGTGAAAACCGTTGCCAACGCCGATGAGGAGATAGCGGCCTTGAAAACACTGGATGCCCGCACCACCGCCGTTGTCGATCAGCGTTACGCGGATCAGGTAAAAGGAATCTCGACGCTGTCACCCGCTGGAACCATTCAACTGACAGCGTACAACCCGGATAAGATGACGTACCAGAGCGACAGCCCGACCGAGCAGGTAGCGGTGTTCTCAGAGATTTTTTATCGGGGTAACGACGACTGGAAAGCCTATATAGACGGCAAAGAAACGCCCCACTTCCGGGCTGATTACGTGCTGCGGGGCCTGCGCGTTCCAGCAGGCAAACACACCATCGAATTCCGGTTCGACCCGCCCATCGTTACGCTCGGCAATACACTGGACCTGGTGATGAACCTGATTCTGATCGCGCTCGTAGCGGCTGCCGCCTGGTTTAGCCTGCGCCAGAAACAGTCAGTTACGGCCTAA
- a CDS encoding TlpA disulfide reductase family protein, with amino-acid sequence MSTTVRFALALLLLSTQAISQVTEKGFVLIGQLEGADSLKKAVLTRLDSRQVDTVAINQGRFTFSGNVPRPTVALIGTDKVRAGLGVWLTNDTIRATFNVVSYSERFRLLQPLSVSGPSESVDYLANMNALNYYNKLDLTKEKRNQLKADFIYEYVSKHPNSAYAAFFLRMNADYIAPDVTKELLASLSPALQQSEEGESIRKSIARNEATTLGKTVGNLTLPDHTGQLQTVNTTSKPFTLLYFWASWCGPCRKHNPDLVRLYRQVDPGRLQLISVSLDTDKSAWLKAIRQDGLQWTQLSDLKGWESPVAKQFALFGIPQTILLDQSGRIIAVDASEASRLLTTR; translated from the coding sequence ATGTCGACAACTGTGCGCTTCGCCCTGGCCCTCCTGCTCCTGAGCACCCAGGCCATCAGTCAGGTTACAGAAAAAGGATTCGTTCTGATCGGCCAACTAGAAGGCGCCGATTCCTTAAAAAAAGCGGTGTTAACTCGCCTCGACAGCAGACAGGTAGATACGGTAGCTATCAACCAGGGGCGGTTTACCTTTTCAGGGAACGTGCCGCGCCCGACGGTAGCCTTGATCGGGACGGATAAGGTTAGGGCCGGGCTGGGCGTATGGCTCACCAACGACACGATACGAGCCACGTTCAACGTAGTCAGTTACAGCGAACGCTTCAGATTGCTACAGCCTCTATCCGTATCAGGCCCCTCGGAATCAGTTGATTACTTGGCGAATATGAACGCGTTGAACTACTACAACAAACTTGACTTAACAAAAGAGAAACGCAATCAGCTTAAAGCTGACTTCATTTACGAGTATGTCAGCAAGCACCCGAATTCAGCTTATGCCGCGTTCTTCCTGCGTATGAACGCCGACTACATCGCGCCCGATGTAACGAAAGAATTGCTGGCTTCCCTTTCGCCCGCGCTTCAGCAATCGGAGGAAGGCGAGTCTATCCGAAAATCGATTGCGCGCAACGAAGCCACAACGTTGGGGAAGACCGTTGGGAATCTGACGCTACCTGATCATACGGGTCAGCTACAGACCGTCAACACGACAAGTAAGCCTTTCACGCTGCTTTATTTCTGGGCGTCTTGGTGCGGTCCCTGTCGTAAACACAACCCTGATTTGGTCAGGCTTTACAGACAAGTCGATCCGGGGCGGTTACAGCTCATTAGTGTCTCACTGGATACTGACAAGTCGGCTTGGCTGAAAGCGATCAGGCAGGATGGGCTGCAATGGACGCAGCTCTCCGACTTAAAAGGCTGGGAAAGCCCCGTTGCCAAGCAGTTTGCCCTGTTCGGCATTCCCCAAACTATCCTTCTCGATCAGAGCGGCCGAATCATCGCGGTCGATGCTTCCGAGGCAAGTCGATTACTTACCACCAGGTAG
- a CDS encoding S66 peptidase family protein, with translation MLIPPFLQPGDTVMIVAPASPFPYTDLQDAFRVMRQDWQLTIREGTYLTAQSGAFAGTDAQRLADLQQAINDPAVRAIFAARGGYGSYRLVEQLDLTPLLAQPKWLVGFSDITVLLAHAQQQGVASLHAIMPRQFRLSGTADDIETLRQWLFGEVTPLRRGGLNPYMAEAHPLNRPGVGSGTLAGGNLSMLVHTLGTSSEVDWAGKILFIEDIDETLFSIDRMMTQLRRASKLEQLAGLLVGNFADIRDNQTNQMGKTAAELIAEAVSAYTYPVAYEWPVGHEGRNLALPVGLPGTLTVSENGSELVFA, from the coding sequence ATGCTGATTCCCCCTTTTCTACAGCCGGGCGATACCGTGATGATTGTGGCGCCGGCTAGTCCGTTTCCGTATACCGACTTACAGGATGCCTTTCGGGTGATGCGCCAGGACTGGCAACTGACCATTCGGGAGGGAACGTACCTGACGGCCCAATCCGGGGCGTTTGCCGGTACCGATGCCCAGCGCCTTGCCGACCTGCAACAGGCGATCAACGACCCGGCGGTGCGGGCCATTTTTGCGGCGCGCGGAGGTTACGGTTCCTACCGCCTGGTTGAACAACTCGATCTGACGCCCCTGCTGGCGCAGCCCAAATGGCTGGTTGGCTTCAGCGACATTACGGTGTTGCTGGCCCATGCCCAACAGCAGGGCGTCGCCAGTCTGCACGCCATCATGCCCCGTCAGTTCCGCCTTAGTGGCACTGCCGATGACATCGAAACGCTACGGCAATGGCTGTTTGGCGAGGTAACCCCGCTCAGGCGGGGCGGGCTCAATCCCTACATGGCTGAGGCGCATCCGCTGAACCGGCCGGGCGTGGGTTCAGGTACGTTGGCGGGTGGCAACCTGTCGATGCTGGTACATACGCTGGGTACGTCGTCGGAGGTGGACTGGGCGGGAAAGATCCTGTTCATCGAAGACATTGACGAAACCCTGTTCAGCATCGATCGGATGATGACCCAACTGCGTCGGGCGAGTAAGCTCGAGCAACTGGCGGGCCTGCTCGTGGGCAACTTCGCCGACATACGCGACAACCAGACGAACCAAATGGGCAAAACCGCCGCCGAACTCATCGCCGAGGCGGTATCAGCCTATACGTACCCCGTCGCCTACGAGTGGCCTGTTGGTCACGAAGGGCGCAATCTGGCCCTGCCAGTTGGCCTGCCAGGTACGTTGACGGTAAGCGAGAACGGCAGTGAATTGGTTTTCGCGTAG
- a CDS encoding ion channel, translating into MHSSDTSKPKRAAGDKAAARGPKQRLVDQHRGNSELVEQEEQRKDLGFGTRINESVSRLINKDGTFNVNRRNEGFWNRINIYHRLITIPWIKFLGLVLTFYLSSNVVFATLYSLLGYENLSGIENVTPDTPIGRFMGAFFFSSQTLTTVGYGHISPVGYWTSGLAAIESMFGLLLFALATGLLYGRFSRPVAHIRFSRNAVFAPYLDINGWMFRIINERGNQLIDVQVEVSLSRLETKADGSSYRRYYGLKLERTKVNFFPANWTLVHPITDDSPLYNCTAEQLADSDAEFLILLRGVEDTFNQTVHCRYSYRYNEVRWGEKFKPMFSGSMDGEGTVTVDLNQLDETEPVSLN; encoded by the coding sequence ATGCACTCAAGTGATACAAGTAAACCGAAACGGGCGGCGGGCGACAAAGCCGCGGCACGTGGTCCGAAGCAGCGGCTTGTCGATCAGCACCGGGGTAACAGCGAACTGGTTGAGCAGGAAGAGCAACGCAAAGACCTCGGGTTTGGTACCCGCATTAACGAGTCGGTATCGCGGCTGATCAACAAAGACGGCACCTTCAACGTCAACCGGCGCAACGAAGGCTTCTGGAATCGCATCAACATCTACCACCGACTAATCACCATCCCGTGGATTAAGTTTCTGGGGCTCGTGCTGACGTTCTACCTGTCGTCGAATGTGGTGTTTGCCACGCTCTATAGCCTGCTGGGCTACGAAAACCTGTCGGGTATCGAGAATGTAACGCCCGATACGCCGATTGGGCGCTTTATGGGCGCTTTCTTCTTTAGCTCGCAAACGCTCACCACCGTCGGTTATGGCCACATCAGCCCCGTCGGTTACTGGACGAGCGGCCTCGCGGCCATCGAGTCGATGTTTGGGCTGCTGCTGTTTGCGCTGGCGACGGGGTTGCTCTATGGCCGTTTTTCGCGCCCGGTGGCTCATATCCGCTTTTCCCGAAACGCCGTTTTTGCGCCGTATCTCGACATTAATGGCTGGATGTTCCGCATCATCAACGAGCGCGGCAACCAGCTGATCGACGTGCAGGTGGAGGTGTCGCTGTCGCGCCTCGAAACCAAAGCTGATGGCAGTAGCTACCGCCGCTATTATGGCCTGAAACTGGAACGGACTAAGGTCAACTTCTTTCCGGCCAACTGGACGCTGGTGCACCCCATCACCGACGACAGCCCGCTCTACAATTGCACGGCCGAACAACTCGCCGACTCTGACGCGGAGTTTCTAATTTTGCTGCGCGGCGTCGAAGACACCTTCAACCAGACCGTGCACTGCCGTTACTCGTACCGCTACAATGAAGTGCGGTGGGGCGAAAAATTCAAGCCCATGTTTAGCGGCAGCATGGACGGCGAAGGCACCGTAACCGTCGACTTGAACCAACTTGACGAAACCGAACCCGTCTCGTTGAATTAA